A DNA window from Tissierellales bacterium contains the following coding sequences:
- a CDS encoding YvrJ family protein: protein MEELLTGISNLGFPIVVSVYLLVRIEGKIDQLSISIRELSNTIEHFKNI from the coding sequence ATGGAAGAATTATTAACAGGGATATCAAATCTAGGATTTCCTATAGTTGTATCGGTATATTTACTTGTGAGGATAGAGGGAAAAATAGATCAGCTGAGTATAAGTATTAGAGAATTAAGTAATACTATAGAGCATTTTAAAAATATATAG